One region of Pagrus major chromosome 7, Pma_NU_1.0 genomic DNA includes:
- the LOC141000403 gene encoding lysosomal amino acid transporter 1 homolog: MSAAAQNMMADGVLTRGAFGSMTDGNFTSLCPNGSQWVWDGLGECAQDARDMASIYLGLLSILCFMVSSLPQYYSSCRTGNMDSALSIWFLLLWLGGDTCNLVGSFLADQLPLQTYTAVYYVIADLVMLAMYLYYKLKNRMAESRTVLNVVGVACVLSFTTSLINLPGLGAQQEIIPSGFRSRSLLSTSDTNLIRAFTPKEIIGFSIGSVSSVLYLFSRLPQMYTNYKRKSTEGVSYFLFALVILGNTMYGMSVLLKNPDEGQGEKSYMIHHLPWLIGSLGTLALDLLISVQFLIYRKAKVEMNGIHAETTPLIGS, from the exons ATGTCAGCGGCCGCACAG AATATGATGGCAGATGGAGTCCTCACTCGGGGCGCCTTTGGATCGATGACTGATGGAAACTTTACTTCCTTGTGCCCCAATGGGTCCCAGTGGGTTTGGGATGGGCTTGGAGAATGTGCCCAGGATGCCAGGGATATGGCCAGCATCTACCTAGGCCTCCTGTCCATCCTCTGCTTCATGGTGTCTTCACTTCC ACAGTACTATAGCTCGTGCAGAACGGGGAACATGGACAGCGCCCTCTCAATTTGgttcctgctgctgtggttgGGAGGTGACACCTGTAATCTGGTGGGCTCCTTCTTGGCAGATCAGCTTCCACTTCAG ACATATACAGCAGTTTATTACGTTATAGCTGACCTGGTGATGCTGGCCATGTACCTTTACTACAAGTTAAAGAACAGAATGGCTGAAA GCAGGACTGTTCTGAATGTTGTGGGTGTAGCCTGCGTCCTGAGCTTCACCACGAGCCTCATTAACCTCCCTGGGTTAGGCGCCCAACAGGAAATAATTCCTTCTGGGTTCAGAAGTCGCAGCTTGCTCTCAACCTCTGACACTAACCTTATCAGA GCTTTTACCCCCAAAGAGATTATTGGATTCTCCATTGGGTCAGTGTCATCAGTGCTTTATCTCTTCTCCAGACTTCCGCAGATGTACACTAAT TACAAGAGGAAGTCCACAGAAGGAGTTTCTTACTTCCTGTTCGCTCTGGTCATTCTGGGAAACACCATGTACGGCATGAGCGTCCTACTGAAGAACCCTGATGAGGGCCAGGGCGAGAAAAGCTACATGATCCACCACTTGCCCTGGCTCATTGGCAGCCTTGGCACCCTGGCGTTGGATCTCCTT ATCTCAGTCCAGTTCTTGATTTACCGCAAAGCTAAGGTGGAGATGAACGGCATCCACGCTGAGACGACGCCTCTGATCGGGAGCTAA